One region of Halodesulfovibrio sp. MK-HDV genomic DNA includes:
- the mutL gene encoding DNA mismatch repair endonuclease MutL, with the protein MTQKTDPRRHIKVLPSDLRNQIAAGEVVERPASVVKELVENSIDAGATHVDITIEEGGQTLIQVRDNGHGIPQDELEMAVTRHATSKVASLEELMSIGSYGFRGEALPSIASVSTFTITSAPAPKVANTPADAFFIKVEHGNIASQGPAALHQGTVVEIRDLFANIPARLKFLKTKNTETKRCQEMLSRLALARPDVGFTFTNNGREVWRFPTNQTLRDRLATLWPPAITDSLLPLNHTREGYTIRGLAGHPQKAQPRADRMLFWVNGRSVNDRLLMRAVRDGYRGRLLSKEYPQIALFLEMQPELVDANVHPAKNEVRFQDENSVYLVVRKGIERALDDLTVLEQVEAGTDPFTASPSAHAPAATQASMNLDSPPPKPAGFWGAADDHGVINRNPNTEPTGYETEVVRTASTATMQSSDMVQSSGMDENNDVSLNFSPSTDQEPVPYTPVLELEEQGTVPAEQADLSITPPTEAYSEETHAAAMAETSAAEYYEPQGHAEAEPESQNVSVGDLTYLGQLADTYLIIRQRNQKLILLDQHAVHERILFERIKRDASQGHSQLLALPMNLTLHPSEAHRLQEMWGDLEKIGFSLATSGETEVRVKGIPTALETAEAKGFLREILSGQISSMEDLWAMMSCKSAIKAGQKLTSDEAAGLIAQWLTTPDRTYCPHGRPAVLQFTIDDLEKMFKRKG; encoded by the coding sequence ATGACACAGAAAACTGATCCCAGACGCCATATTAAGGTACTCCCATCTGACCTGCGCAACCAGATTGCTGCGGGTGAGGTTGTTGAACGCCCAGCTTCCGTTGTGAAAGAACTTGTGGAGAACAGCATTGATGCTGGCGCGACACATGTAGACATCACAATTGAAGAAGGTGGACAAACACTTATTCAAGTGCGCGATAACGGGCATGGCATTCCTCAAGACGAACTTGAAATGGCTGTAACCCGTCATGCCACAAGTAAAGTAGCCAGTCTGGAAGAATTGATGAGCATCGGCAGCTACGGTTTCCGTGGCGAAGCACTGCCTTCCATTGCCTCAGTTTCTACCTTTACCATTACCTCTGCGCCAGCACCGAAAGTTGCGAATACTCCGGCAGACGCGTTTTTCATCAAGGTAGAACACGGCAACATAGCCAGCCAAGGCCCTGCAGCACTGCATCAGGGAACAGTGGTTGAAATTCGTGACCTGTTTGCCAATATTCCGGCACGACTCAAATTTCTTAAAACAAAAAATACTGAAACCAAACGTTGTCAGGAAATGCTCTCGCGTCTCGCGCTTGCACGCCCTGATGTCGGTTTTACGTTTACAAACAACGGCCGTGAGGTTTGGCGTTTTCCTACAAACCAAACACTCCGTGACCGTCTGGCGACTCTTTGGCCACCAGCCATTACAGATTCACTGCTTCCTCTGAATCATACCCGCGAGGGCTATACAATCCGAGGATTGGCAGGACATCCACAAAAAGCGCAGCCTCGTGCAGACCGTATGCTCTTCTGGGTAAACGGAAGATCTGTTAACGACAGACTTCTCATGCGCGCAGTGCGTGATGGCTACAGAGGACGCTTGCTGAGTAAAGAATATCCGCAAATTGCTTTGTTTCTTGAAATGCAGCCGGAGCTTGTGGACGCCAACGTACACCCTGCGAAAAACGAAGTACGTTTTCAGGATGAAAACAGCGTCTACCTCGTCGTGCGTAAAGGTATTGAACGTGCTCTTGATGACCTTACCGTACTTGAGCAGGTTGAAGCCGGAACCGATCCTTTCACAGCGTCGCCTAGTGCTCATGCACCTGCGGCAACACAAGCCTCTATGAATCTGGATTCTCCACCGCCAAAGCCTGCGGGGTTCTGGGGTGCGGCAGATGACCATGGCGTTATCAATCGTAATCCCAATACAGAACCGACAGGATACGAGACGGAGGTTGTACGTACAGCTAGCACTGCCACAATGCAGTCTTCTGACATGGTGCAGTCTTCTGGCATGGATGAAAACAACGACGTATCGCTAAATTTCTCTCCGTCAACAGATCAAGAGCCAGTTCCATATACTCCAGTGCTGGAGCTGGAAGAACAAGGCACAGTGCCGGCTGAACAAGCTGATCTATCCATTACGCCACCAACTGAGGCGTATTCAGAAGAAACACATGCCGCTGCCATGGCGGAAACGTCAGCAGCAGAGTATTACGAACCGCAAGGACATGCCGAGGCAGAACCAGAAAGCCAAAACGTATCCGTCGGCGATTTGACCTACCTCGGACAGCTGGCAGACACATATCTGATTATCCGTCAGCGAAATCAAAAATTGATATTGCTGGATCAACACGCTGTGCATGAGCGAATTCTGTTTGAACGTATCAAACGTGATGCCTCACAAGGACATTCGCAGTTGCTCGCACTCCCTATGAACCTTACGCTCCATCCTTCTGAAGCACACAGGTTGCAGGAAATGTGGGGAGATCTGGAAAAAATAGGATTTTCGCTAGCAACTTCCGGTGAAACCGAAGTGCGCGTCAAAGGGATTCCAACTGCCCTTGAGACAGCGGAAGCAAAGGGGTTCCTGCGAGAGATTCTTTCCGGTCAAATAAGTTCGATGGAAGATTTATGGGCAATGATGTCCTGCAAAAGCGCCATCAAAGCCGGTCAAAAGCTCACATCTGATGAAGCTGCCGGTCTTATTGCCCAGTGGCTAACAACTCCGGACAGAACCTACTGCCCACATGGACGCCCTGCTGTGCTTCAATTCACCATTGATGATTTGGAAAAAATGTTTAAGCGCAAGGGATAG
- a CDS encoding histidine phosphatase family protein has protein sequence MHKLYIGMVGLPARGKTTVAAKILDGLSKEGIRTEIFNNGDIRRERLGVKSSEPEFYCPTNQAGKAAREEIAFTNMNRATEFLQSGGNVAILDATNVSRHRRLAIERMAIYPILWIECINNDEELVDASILRKTKLSEFSKLTEEQACMSFKERIKYYEHIYSPLLDEKMWVMVDSLHNLILNENVPSGIPFYANIRDILVSDWVRNLYLARHGQTEYNVMDRIGGNSSLTELGHKQASCLGEYFKGDEINYVFTSMKRRSQQTAQYVVNHMPNCTVIPLPEFDEIDAGVCENLMYSEIKEQYPEIARDRSYDKYGYVYPEGEGYRTLKDRVDRGLKKALFLSGNAERVLIVGHQAINRMILSHFLFRRQDDVPYILVPQNSLFHIISTQQKKLFELVKFMDADLGN, from the coding sequence ATGCACAAGCTTTATATTGGTATGGTAGGTCTACCTGCTCGCGGTAAAACAACTGTTGCCGCAAAAATTCTTGATGGTCTCTCAAAAGAAGGTATTCGCACGGAAATTTTTAATAACGGCGACATCCGCCGTGAACGACTTGGTGTCAAATCTTCTGAACCAGAATTTTACTGCCCTACAAATCAGGCAGGTAAAGCAGCACGTGAAGAAATTGCTTTTACCAATATGAACCGTGCCACGGAGTTTTTGCAGAGCGGCGGCAACGTCGCTATTCTCGATGCTACCAACGTCAGCCGTCATCGTCGCCTTGCCATTGAACGCATGGCAATCTATCCGATTCTCTGGATCGAGTGCATCAATAACGATGAAGAGCTGGTCGATGCTTCTATTCTGCGCAAAACAAAACTTTCTGAATTTTCCAAGCTGACAGAAGAACAAGCCTGTATGAGCTTTAAAGAGCGCATCAAATATTACGAGCACATCTATTCACCTCTGCTGGATGAAAAAATGTGGGTAATGGTAGATTCTCTACATAACCTTATTTTGAATGAAAATGTGCCGAGCGGCATACCGTTCTATGCAAATATCCGTGATATTCTTGTTTCGGACTGGGTGCGTAATCTCTATCTCGCGCGACATGGTCAGACAGAATACAACGTCATGGACAGAATCGGGGGCAACTCCTCGTTAACAGAGCTTGGTCATAAGCAAGCAAGTTGCCTTGGTGAATATTTTAAGGGAGACGAAATCAACTACGTCTTCACCAGCATGAAGCGACGTTCGCAGCAAACCGCACAGTATGTTGTAAACCACATGCCGAACTGCACAGTTATTCCACTCCCCGAGTTTGATGAAATCGACGCCGGAGTATGCGAAAACTTAATGTATTCTGAAATTAAAGAGCAATATCCTGAGATTGCCCGTGACCGTTCCTACGATAAATACGGCTATGTTTATCCGGAAGGAGAAGGATACAGAACCTTGAAAGACCGTGTAGACAGGGGCTTGAAAAAAGCACTGTTCCTTTCCGGTAACGCAGAACGCGTCCTAATTGTGGGGCATCAGGCAATTAACCGCATGATCCTTTCCCACTTTCTGTTCAGAAGACAAGATGACGTTCCGTATATTTTAGTTCCACAAAACTCACTGTTCCATATCATCTCGACACAACAGAAAAAACTGTTCGAACTAGTGAAGTTTATGGATGCAGATCTTGGTAACTAA
- the malQ gene encoding 4-alpha-glucanotransferase: MNIRSSGVLLHITSLPSRFGIGDLGPAAYDFADFLRSRGQLYWQFLPTTPTTEIMGNSPYASWSAFAGNPLLISPEMMVEDGIITWEEVRDSPQGHDAFVHYGAAGIYKAHLLRIAYARKKKSLSTCPHFSVFKENHREWLRDYARFVTIMDEHPGKIWTEWPDPLKYREQGALLQWDAEHKDAIAYEEYVQYIFFSQWRRLRAYCNKNGLNLIGDLPIYVTHHSADVWTNPHLFKLDDNGTPTHVGGVPPDYFSATGQRWGNPVFNWDAMRHENFEWWVRRLRHNIELMDKIRLDHFRGFAGYWEIPVDEPTAINGKWVDAPGMELFRTFTLRLGMLPIIAEDLGVITADVRELKQQFNLPGMKILQFGFGGDLTRNPDTPFHHEPHCVLYTGTHDNSTVKGWYVTEAGDQGRNNLHEFVGQCTDLDNVHLTFMRLAMQSVANTVIFPVQDILGLDNAGRMNTPSTGNGNWEWRMTKEQQQHPMFNKLSQLTGLFGRWT, from the coding sequence ATGAATATTCGCTCCAGCGGAGTACTCTTACATATTACTTCTCTTCCATCGCGATTCGGTATCGGCGATCTTGGCCCCGCAGCATATGACTTTGCTGATTTTCTCCGCTCGCGCGGGCAACTGTATTGGCAATTCCTGCCAACCACTCCCACTACAGAAATTATGGGAAACTCGCCCTATGCAAGTTGGTCTGCTTTTGCTGGCAACCCACTCCTCATCAGTCCTGAGATGATGGTCGAAGACGGCATCATCACATGGGAAGAAGTTCGTGATTCTCCGCAAGGTCACGATGCCTTTGTACATTACGGAGCAGCCGGAATTTATAAGGCTCACCTGTTGCGCATTGCCTACGCCCGCAAAAAAAAATCACTCAGTACATGTCCGCATTTTTCGGTGTTCAAAGAAAACCATAGAGAATGGCTGCGTGATTACGCACGTTTTGTAACCATCATGGACGAACATCCCGGTAAAATATGGACCGAATGGCCTGATCCGTTGAAGTACAGAGAGCAGGGAGCCCTGTTGCAGTGGGATGCAGAACATAAGGATGCCATCGCATACGAAGAATATGTGCAGTATATTTTCTTTTCCCAATGGCGAAGATTACGCGCGTATTGCAACAAAAACGGGCTGAACCTTATCGGTGATCTTCCTATTTATGTCACGCATCACAGCGCAGACGTCTGGACAAACCCACACCTGTTCAAACTGGATGACAACGGGACTCCAACCCACGTAGGTGGTGTTCCGCCGGACTATTTCAGTGCAACAGGTCAGCGTTGGGGCAACCCTGTTTTTAACTGGGACGCCATGCGCCATGAAAATTTTGAGTGGTGGGTACGACGCCTGCGTCATAATATTGAGCTTATGGATAAGATTCGGCTCGACCATTTCAGAGGCTTTGCTGGTTACTGGGAAATACCTGTGGATGAGCCCACAGCAATAAATGGCAAATGGGTAGATGCTCCGGGGATGGAGCTATTTAGAACATTCACCCTGCGTCTCGGGATGCTCCCCATTATTGCCGAAGATTTAGGCGTTATCACGGCGGACGTGCGAGAATTGAAACAGCAGTTTAATCTACCGGGAATGAAGATTCTGCAATTCGGCTTCGGCGGCGACCTTACACGAAATCCAGACACACCGTTTCATCATGAACCGCATTGTGTTCTATACACAGGTACTCATGACAACTCCACGGTAAAGGGATGGTACGTGACAGAAGCCGGTGATCAAGGGCGGAACAATCTGCATGAATTTGTTGGGCAGTGTACCGATCTCGATAATGTGCACCTCACCTTTATGCGTCTTGCCATGCAAAGCGTCGCAAATACGGTCATATTCCCTGTGCAGGATATCCTTGGACTGGATAATGCGGGCAGGATGAATACGCCATCAACGGGGAATGGAAACTGGGAATGGCGCATGACCAAAGAACAACAGCAACATCCAATGTTCAATAAGTTGTCGCAACTTACGGGGCTGTTTGGACGCTGGACATAA